From Enhydrobacter sp., the proteins below share one genomic window:
- a CDS encoding Lin0512 family protein, producing MPAKRVILELGTGNDLHGGDYTKAALRAVQDALHHSSLTMLRALKVDPKTSMFVDVTIGVQRPDKVDLDKVKASLPHGIVTVKAVKGGLDVPDSENNDPAVIASAAIAVRLDLP from the coding sequence ATGCCCGCGAAGCGCGTCATCCTCGAGCTCGGCACCGGCAACGACCTGCACGGCGGCGACTACACCAAGGCGGCCCTGCGCGCGGTCCAGGACGCCCTGCACCATTCCTCGCTCACCATGCTGCGCGCGCTCAAGGTCGATCCGAAGACCTCGATGTTCGTCGACGTCACGATCGGCGTACAGCGGCCCGACAAGGTCGATCTCGACAAGGTCAAGGCCTCGCTGCCGCACGGCATCGTCACGGTGAAGGCGGTCAAGGGCGGGCTCGACGTGCCCGACTCCGAGAACAACGACCCCGCCGTGATCGCCAGTGCGGCAATCGCGGTGCGTCTCGACCTGCCCTGA
- a CDS encoding Lin0512 family protein, with amino-acid sequence MALKRVALEIGMGTDIRGADYTKAAVRALKDALWHNSLTVAGAVGKSSDDMQVEILIGVPRPDRVDTAEVLAVLPHGSGTVKVVEGGLEVANEAGTDKTVIAQAAAIVRLDL; translated from the coding sequence ATGGCATTGAAGCGCGTGGCGCTGGAGATCGGCATGGGCACCGACATTCGCGGCGCCGACTACACCAAGGCCGCGGTGCGCGCGCTCAAGGACGCGCTGTGGCACAATTCGCTCACCGTCGCCGGCGCCGTCGGCAAGTCGAGCGACGACATGCAGGTCGAGATCCTGATCGGCGTGCCCCGGCCCGACCGCGTCGACACGGCCGAGGTGCTCGCCGTCCTGCCGCACGGCAGCGGCACGGTGAAGGTGGTCGAAGGCGGGCTGGAAGTCGCCAACGAGGCCGGCACCGACAAGACCGTGATCGCCCAGGCGGCGGCCATCGTGAGGCTCGACCTCTGA
- a CDS encoding response regulator: protein MSAAETAPADRADRVNILLVDDQPAKLLSYEVILDELGENLIKAESPHEALGILLKTDVAVVLIDVVMPGLDGFQLAAMIRDHPRFRKLAIIFVSAVQIAETDHLRGYQIGAVDYVAVPVVPEMLRAKVKVFAELYRKTRQLEQLNAELEQRVAARTAELEAQTERLRRSEERRSLALSAGDMGSWELDVARNRLEWDEGQYRIYGVDPAAFAPTCDRVLAMVHPDDRERSPLVAALQAEGPRYLAEFRIVRPDAEVRWCFGAVAIMRDADGRPVRLNAVSVDITERKRAEERQVLLAREVDHRAKNTLAVVLSVLRLTKAATTAEFIRAVEGRIHAIAATHSLLSATRWEGADLRKIVDEELAAYRTETVGRIDVDGPDALLLPAAAQAVAIALHELATNAAKYGALSTPGGRLSVRWSIGNDAAELEWTETGGPATSPPSSFGFGLTIVRSSIEAQFRGSVDYEWRPQGLRCRLAIPRAQLMLTEPPPAPRTPPLKEANSNRPGSLAGKRLLMVEDEFLVGMMVKKTLEAIGATVIGPFGRLADGIAAAKAGGFDGALLDFNLGGSLADPLADLLIARGIPFVFITGYQRDGIDRRYANIPILQKPIEPDALERVLVSLLDVPQPRRAAEQ from the coding sequence ATGTCGGCCGCCGAGACGGCGCCGGCCGACCGCGCCGACCGGGTCAACATCCTGCTGGTCGACGACCAGCCGGCCAAGCTGCTGAGCTACGAGGTCATCCTCGACGAGCTGGGCGAGAACCTCATCAAGGCGGAGTCGCCGCACGAGGCGCTCGGCATCCTGCTCAAGACCGACGTCGCCGTGGTGCTGATCGATGTCGTCATGCCGGGCCTCGACGGCTTCCAGCTCGCCGCGATGATTCGCGACCATCCGCGTTTCCGCAAGCTCGCCATCATCTTCGTCTCGGCGGTGCAGATCGCCGAGACCGACCACCTGCGCGGCTATCAGATCGGCGCCGTCGACTACGTCGCCGTCCCGGTGGTGCCCGAGATGCTGCGCGCCAAGGTCAAGGTCTTCGCCGAGCTCTACCGCAAGACGCGGCAGCTCGAGCAGCTCAACGCCGAACTGGAGCAGCGCGTGGCCGCCCGCACCGCCGAGCTGGAAGCGCAGACCGAGCGCCTGCGCCGCAGCGAGGAGCGCCGCTCGCTGGCGCTGTCGGCCGGCGACATGGGGTCGTGGGAGCTCGACGTCGCGCGCAACCGCCTCGAGTGGGACGAGGGCCAGTACCGCATCTACGGCGTCGACCCGGCGGCGTTCGCCCCGACCTGCGACCGCGTGCTCGCCATGGTCCATCCCGACGACCGCGAGCGCAGCCCGCTCGTCGCCGCCCTGCAGGCCGAGGGGCCGCGCTACCTGGCGGAGTTCCGCATCGTGCGGCCCGATGCCGAGGTGCGCTGGTGCTTCGGCGCGGTCGCGATCATGCGGGACGCCGACGGCAGGCCGGTCCGGCTGAACGCGGTCAGCGTCGACATCACCGAACGAAAGCGCGCCGAGGAACGCCAGGTCCTGCTGGCGCGCGAGGTCGACCATCGTGCCAAGAACACGCTGGCGGTCGTGCTCTCGGTGCTGCGCCTGACCAAGGCGGCGACGACGGCCGAGTTCATCCGCGCGGTCGAAGGCCGCATCCACGCCATCGCCGCCACCCACAGCCTGCTCTCCGCGACGCGCTGGGAAGGCGCCGACCTGCGCAAGATCGTCGACGAGGAGCTGGCGGCCTATCGCACCGAGACCGTCGGGCGAATCGACGTCGACGGACCCGATGCGCTGCTCCTGCCGGCGGCGGCGCAGGCGGTCGCCATCGCCCTGCACGAGCTCGCGACCAACGCCGCAAAGTACGGCGCGCTGTCGACGCCGGGCGGACGGCTCAGCGTGCGCTGGTCGATCGGCAACGATGCCGCCGAGCTCGAGTGGACGGAGACCGGCGGGCCGGCCACGTCGCCGCCGTCTTCCTTCGGGTTCGGCCTCACCATCGTGCGGTCGAGCATCGAGGCGCAGTTCCGCGGAAGCGTGGACTACGAATGGCGGCCGCAGGGCCTGCGCTGCCGCCTCGCCATCCCGCGCGCCCAGTTGATGCTCACCGAACCGCCGCCGGCGCCACGGACGCCCCCTCTCAAGGAAGCGAACAGCAATCGGCCGGGCAGCCTCGCGGGCAAGCGCCTGCTGATGGTCGAGGACGAGTTCCTGGTCGGCATGATGGTGAAGAAGACCCTCGAAGCCATCGGGGCCACCGTGATCGGGCCGTTCGGGCGGCTCGCCGACGGCATCGCCGCCGCCAAGGCCGGCGGCTTCGACGGCGCCCTGCTCGACTTCAACCTCGGCGGCAGCCTCGCCGATCCGCTGGCCGACCTGCTGATCGCGCGCGGCATCCCGTTCGTCTTCATCACCGGCTACCAGCGCGACGGCATCGACCGGCGCTATGCCAACATCCCGATCCTGCAGAAGCCGATCGAACCCGACGCGCTCGAGCGGGTGCTGGTGTCCCTGCTAGACGTCCCGCAACCGCGCCGCGCGGCCGAACAGTAG